A single genomic interval of Eleutherodactylus coqui strain aEleCoq1 chromosome 3, aEleCoq1.hap1, whole genome shotgun sequence harbors:
- the TTL gene encoding tubulin--tyrosine ligase has product MYGFVVRDENSSVYAEVARILLSSGRWRRLKKDNPRFNVMLGERNRLPFGRLGHEPGIMQLVNYYRGADKLCRKASLVKLIKTSPELSESCTWFPESYVIYPTTQKSPVAKGRNGLQDLINSSRTDEREEFLESFNGRTESGKGNVWIAKSSSGAKGEGILISSDATQLLDFIDNQGQVHVIQKYLENPLLLEPGHRKFDIRSWVLVDNQYNIFLYREGVLRTSSEPYNDSDFQDMTSHLTNHCIQKEHSKNYGRYEEGNEMFFEEFNQYLMTSLNINLENSILWQIKQIIRVCLTCIEPAISTKHLPYQSFQLFGFDFMVDEELKVWLLEVNGAPACAQKLYAELCQGIVDLAISTVFPLTDTVQKQTQDNAFIKL; this is encoded by the exons ATGTACGGCTTCGTGGTGCGGGACGAGAACAGCTCGGTGTATGCAGAGGTGGCCCGCATCCTGCTGAGCAGCGGCCGGTGGCGGCGGCTGAAGAAGGACAACCCGCGCTTCAACGTCATGCTGGGCGAAAGGAACCGGCTGCCGTTCGGGAGGCTGG GTCATGAGCCCGGTATCATGCAGCTGGTGAATTACTATCGTGGAGCTGATAAACTTTGTCGTAAGGCTTCCTTGGTAAA attaatTAAAACCAGTCCCGAGCTGTCTGAGTCCTGCACTTGGTTCCCAGAATCCTATGTGATTTATCCAACCACTCAGAAGTCTCCTGTGGCAAAAGGAAGAAACGGTCTCCAAGATCTAATCAACAGCAGCCGCACAGACGAACGAGAGGAGTTCCTGGAATCATTTAATGGAAGGACGGAGAGCGGAAAAGGAAATGTGTGGATAGCCAAGTCCTCGTCCGGTGCCAAAG GGGAAGGAATCCTTATATCGTCTGACGCTACACAACTTCTAGACTTCATTGACAATCAAGGCCAAGTTCATGTGATACAGAAATACCTAGAAAACCCACTTCTTCTAGAGCCCGGACACCGCAAATTTGATATCAG GAGCTGGGTCCTTGTGGACAATCAGTATAACATCTTCCTGTATCGTGAGGGAGTCTTAAGAACATCCTCTGAACCATACAACGACTCTGACTTTCAAGACATGACAAGCCACTTAACCAATCACTGCATTCAGAAGGAGCATTCTAAAAACTATGGAAGATATGAAGAGGGAAATGAGATGTTCTTTGAAGAGTTCAATCAGTACCTTATGACCTCTTTAAACATCAATCTAGAAAACAGCATCCTTtggcagataaagcaaattataaG GGTCTGTCTGACTTGTATAGAACCTGCAATCAGCACAAAGCATCTGCCCTATCAAAGTTTCCAGCTCTTTGGCTTTGACTTCATGGTGGATGAAGAATTGAAGGTCTGGTTACTTGAAGTCAATGGTGCCCCTGCCTGTGCACA GAAGCTGTATGCAGAACTTTGCCAAGGCATTGTGGATCTCGCCATCTCCACGGTTTTTCCTCTCACAGACACTGTGCAGAAGCAGACCCAGGACAATGCGTTCATCAAACTCTGA